One Aggregicoccus sp. 17bor-14 DNA window includes the following coding sequences:
- a CDS encoding alpha-amylase family protein encodes MIDDLWYKNATVYCLDVKTFMDSNGDGVGDFEGLTRRLPYLAGLGVNAVWLLPFNPSPQRDNGYDITDYYGVDPRLGTLGDFVDFSHEAKKHGIRVMMDLVVNHTSDRHPWFRSAVSDPKSPYRDWYVWADKKPRGANKGMVFPGVQKSTWSYQPKAKAYYFHRFYDFQPDLNTSNPQVREEIQRIVGFWLELGVSGFRVDAVPFVIQKEDARGPSTENFEMLRSLREFLQWRSGDAILLAEANVLPKNDLDYFGERGDRMHMMFNFLVNQNLFASLATADARPLARALERTRHDLQTAQWAHFLRNNDELDLGRLTDEQRQRVYDEFGPEPRMQLYDRGLRRRLAPMFEGDRRRLELAYSLMFTLPGTPVLRYGDELGMGEDLSLKERASARTPMQWSTEPQAGFSTAKKTILPVISDGPFGYPRVNAAEQKRDPSSLLNWMERIIRARKECPEVGWGTWRILKTSSPKVLAMRYDWRNNGVLFLHNLDPKARAVSFGAGGADGGTLANLLSGEHSQADGRGQHRVELEGYGYRWYRVGGLDYILKRAR; translated from the coding sequence GTGATCGACGACCTTTGGTACAAGAACGCCACCGTCTACTGCCTCGACGTGAAGACGTTCATGGACTCGAACGGCGACGGGGTGGGCGACTTCGAGGGGCTCACGCGGCGGCTGCCCTACCTGGCGGGCCTCGGCGTCAACGCCGTCTGGCTGCTGCCCTTCAACCCCTCCCCGCAGCGCGACAACGGCTACGACATCACCGACTACTACGGCGTGGACCCGCGCCTGGGCACGCTGGGCGACTTCGTGGACTTCTCGCACGAGGCGAAGAAGCACGGCATCCGCGTGATGATGGACCTGGTGGTCAACCACACCAGCGACCGCCACCCCTGGTTCCGCTCCGCCGTGAGCGACCCGAAGTCGCCCTACCGCGACTGGTACGTGTGGGCGGACAAGAAGCCGCGCGGGGCGAACAAGGGGATGGTGTTCCCCGGGGTGCAGAAGTCCACCTGGAGCTACCAGCCCAAGGCGAAGGCTTACTACTTCCACCGCTTCTACGATTTCCAGCCGGACCTCAACACGTCCAACCCGCAGGTGCGCGAGGAGATCCAGCGCATCGTGGGCTTCTGGCTGGAGCTGGGCGTCTCCGGCTTCCGCGTGGACGCGGTCCCCTTCGTCATCCAGAAGGAGGACGCGCGCGGCCCCAGCACCGAGAACTTCGAGATGCTGCGCTCCCTGCGCGAGTTCCTGCAGTGGCGCTCCGGGGACGCCATCCTGCTCGCCGAGGCCAACGTGCTGCCCAAGAACGACCTGGACTACTTCGGCGAGCGCGGCGACCGGATGCACATGATGTTCAACTTCCTGGTGAACCAGAACCTCTTCGCCTCGCTGGCCACGGCGGACGCGCGGCCGCTCGCGCGCGCGCTCGAGCGCACCCGGCACGACCTGCAGACGGCGCAGTGGGCCCACTTCCTGCGCAACAACGACGAGCTGGACCTGGGCCGCCTCACCGACGAGCAGCGCCAGCGCGTGTACGACGAGTTCGGCCCCGAGCCGCGCATGCAGCTGTACGACCGCGGCCTGCGCCGCCGGCTCGCGCCGATGTTCGAGGGGGACCGGCGCCGCCTCGAGCTCGCCTACAGCCTGATGTTCACCCTGCCCGGCACGCCGGTGCTGCGCTACGGGGACGAGCTCGGCATGGGCGAGGACCTCTCGCTCAAGGAGCGCGCCTCGGCGCGCACGCCCATGCAGTGGTCCACCGAGCCGCAGGCGGGCTTCTCCACGGCGAAGAAGACGATCCTGCCCGTCATCTCGGACGGGCCCTTCGGCTACCCGCGCGTGAACGCGGCGGAGCAGAAGCGCGACCCCAGCTCGCTGCTCAACTGGATGGAGCGCATCATCCGCGCGCGCAAGGAGTGCCCCGAGGTGGGCTGGGGCACCTGGCGCATCCTCAAGACGAGCAGCCCCAAGGTGCTCGCCATGCGCTACGACTGGCGCAACAACGGCGTGCTCTTCCTGCACAACCTGGACCCCAAGGCGCGCGCGGTGAGCTTCGGCGCGGGGGGCGCGGATGGCGGCACGCTCGCCAACCTGCTCTCCGGCGAGCACAGCCAGGCGGACGGCCGCGGCCAGCACCGCGTGGAGCTGGAGGGCTACGGATATCGCTGGTACCGCGTGGGCGGCCTGGACTACATCCTCAAGCGCGCGCGCTGA